A window from Corynebacterium accolens encodes these proteins:
- a CDS encoding NUDIX domain-containing protein: MGHDFQVLDSELIFDAPIVAVRRDTLSMPGGNTADREIIEHLGAVAVVALDEDRRIAMVHQYRHSVGKRLWELPAGLLDVKGEDELSGAQRELQEEAGLAAKDWEVLTDMVTSPGFCEEAVRIFLARDLSEVPALEDTGDEEADMDFAWVDLDRAVDKVLSGEIVNSVACAGILSAYATVIGGRPTRSVDAPFDLRPTHMAARRSGPDLKKQ, encoded by the coding sequence GTGGGCCACGATTTTCAAGTCTTGGATTCAGAGTTAATTTTTGATGCCCCTATCGTCGCCGTACGCCGCGATACCTTGTCCATGCCGGGAGGAAACACCGCGGATAGGGAGATCATTGAGCACCTTGGCGCCGTCGCGGTGGTGGCCTTAGATGAGGATCGGCGCATCGCGATGGTGCATCAGTACCGGCATAGCGTCGGCAAGCGGCTCTGGGAGCTGCCTGCAGGACTGCTAGATGTAAAGGGCGAGGATGAGCTTTCCGGCGCGCAGCGCGAGCTGCAGGAGGAAGCGGGCCTTGCCGCGAAGGACTGGGAAGTTCTCACGGATATGGTGACCTCACCGGGGTTTTGTGAGGAAGCAGTGCGGATTTTCCTTGCTCGCGACCTTAGCGAGGTCCCGGCCCTGGAGGATACCGGCGATGAAGAAGCCGATATGGATTTTGCCTGGGTGGATTTAGACAGGGCAGTTGACAAGGTGCTGAGCGGTGAGATAGTTAATTCCGTTGCATGCGCGGGTATCTTATCCGCATATGCCACAGTGATTGGTGGAAGGCCGACGCGTTCGGTGGATGCGCCGTTCGATTTGCGCCCGACCCATATGGCTGCCCGCCGCAGCGGACCGGACCTGAAAAAGCAGTGA
- the xerD gene encoding site-specific tyrosine recombinase XerD, translated as MTAAEDVAQTWLNHLAVERGVSANTLSNYRRDIRRYVDWLAANGVQDLRQVTRPMVEAYLKDLREKMAVSSANRALIVARGLHKFAVAEGEVDSDVAAEVSPPSTGQHLPETLNVDEVSRLIESTPTETPVDLRDRALLEVLYGTGARISEVISLNVDDVATADDVLVLHGKGDKERLVPLGSHARQAIDAYLVRARPVLGKGKTAALFLNTRGGALSRQSAWSVIKTAAQRSQLDKSISPHTLRHSFATHLLEGGADVRTVQELLGHSSVTTTQIYTHVTADSLREVWRTAHPRA; from the coding sequence GTGACTGCTGCGGAGGATGTCGCTCAGACTTGGTTGAATCACCTCGCCGTCGAACGCGGGGTGTCAGCAAATACCCTGAGCAATTACCGGCGGGATATTCGCCGGTACGTGGATTGGCTGGCAGCAAATGGGGTCCAGGACCTGCGGCAGGTAACCCGGCCGATGGTGGAGGCCTATTTGAAGGACCTGCGCGAAAAGATGGCGGTGTCTTCTGCCAACCGTGCCCTCATCGTGGCGCGCGGGTTGCACAAATTCGCCGTTGCAGAGGGCGAAGTCGATAGCGATGTCGCCGCCGAGGTGAGCCCGCCTTCCACGGGGCAACACCTGCCGGAGACCTTGAACGTGGACGAGGTGTCACGCCTCATCGAATCGACACCGACGGAAACGCCGGTTGACCTTCGCGATAGGGCGCTACTAGAAGTGCTCTATGGCACTGGGGCGCGCATTTCTGAGGTAATTTCGCTGAATGTCGATGACGTAGCTACTGCCGATGACGTCCTGGTCCTGCATGGCAAGGGCGATAAAGAACGGCTTGTACCCCTCGGCTCGCATGCTCGCCAGGCCATCGACGCCTACTTGGTGCGCGCCCGTCCCGTGCTGGGAAAAGGCAAGACCGCTGCGCTGTTCTTGAATACTCGCGGCGGTGCGCTATCGCGGCAAAGCGCGTGGTCCGTTATTAAAACCGCGGCGCAGCGCAGCCAGTTGGATAAATCCATTTCCCCGCACACGCTGCGCCATTCCTTTGCCACGCACCTTCTCGAAGGAGGTGCCGATGTGCGCACCGTGCAGGAGCTTTTAGGGCATTCCTCCGTGACTACCACGCAGATCTATACGCACGTAACCGCAGATTCCTTACGGGAGGTTTGGCGGACCGCGCATCCTCGGGCGTAG
- a CDS encoding ParA family protein — protein sequence MSEEGLFSASDVETGLTGRPVRELPEPAPLEKHGPATIISMCNQKGGVGKTTSTINMGACLAEYGRKVLLVDLDPQGALSAGLGLNHDDIEDSIYDVMLDSHTSIHSAIHHTSVSGMDLVPANIDLSAAEIQMVNEVGREHTLARALRPVRRDYDFIIIDCQPSLGLLTVNALACSQGVIIPMECEFFSLRGLALLTDTVEKVSDRINFDLEVMGILVTMFDRRTKHAREVMSRVVEYFGDQVFDTVITRTVRFPETSVAGEPITSWAPNSQAAQQYRDLAKEVIERSTV from the coding sequence GTGAGCGAAGAGGGTCTCTTTTCAGCCTCTGATGTAGAGACGGGGCTAACTGGCCGCCCTGTCCGCGAACTGCCGGAACCCGCCCCCTTGGAAAAACATGGGCCCGCCACCATCATCTCGATGTGTAATCAAAAGGGCGGCGTGGGCAAGACCACGTCCACCATTAATATGGGGGCCTGCCTCGCAGAGTATGGGCGCAAGGTTCTCTTGGTTGACTTGGACCCGCAGGGTGCTCTTTCGGCCGGGCTGGGATTAAACCATGATGACATCGAGGATTCGATTTATGACGTGATGCTGGATAGTCATACCTCTATCCACTCCGCCATTCATCACACCAGCGTTTCCGGCATGGACCTCGTTCCTGCCAATATCGATCTTTCTGCGGCAGAGATTCAGATGGTCAATGAAGTAGGCCGCGAGCACACCTTGGCGCGCGCCCTGCGTCCGGTGCGCCGGGATTATGACTTCATCATCATTGATTGCCAGCCTTCTTTGGGTCTGCTTACGGTCAACGCCCTAGCTTGTTCCCAGGGTGTCATCATCCCCATGGAATGCGAGTTCTTCTCGCTGCGCGGGCTTGCTTTGCTGACGGATACGGTGGAAAAGGTCTCTGACCGCATCAATTTCGATCTGGAAGTCATGGGTATTTTGGTCACCATGTTTGATCGGCGGACCAAGCACGCCCGTGAGGTGATGTCGCGGGTCGTGGAATATTTTGGTGATCAAGTATTCGATACCGTCATTACCCGTACCGTGCGCTTCCCAGAAACCTCCGTGGCCGGCGAGCCCATCACCTCGTGGGCGCCCAATTCGCAGGCCGCGCAGCAATACCGCGACCTGGCGAAGGAAGTCATAGAGCGCTCGACCGTCTAA
- a CDS encoding segregation and condensation protein A, translated as MTQPEITGFRIALRNFEGPFDLLLQLIQAKKMDITDVALSEVTDEFVGYTRQLGENADLDETTDFLVVAATLLDLKAARLLPRGEVDDLEDLELLESRDLLFARLLQYKAYKQAADQFARWQREAQRSYPRAVSIEEQFAELLPPVTLGHTPASFAEMAAGVFRPKPPEEVATGHIHGVAVSVPEQAGKILETLKLMGAGQWTSFSSLTRDCTTTMHIVGRFLALLELFKAKAVDAQQEEALGQLDLSWTGLDVDPAVVAAANWD; from the coding sequence GTGACGCAGCCAGAGATTACTGGGTTCCGCATTGCCTTGCGGAATTTCGAGGGGCCATTCGATCTGCTTTTGCAGCTCATCCAGGCCAAGAAGATGGATATCACGGATGTGGCCTTGTCTGAGGTGACCGACGAATTTGTTGGCTACACCCGCCAATTGGGCGAAAACGCGGATCTGGATGAGACGACGGACTTCTTGGTCGTGGCGGCAACTCTATTGGACCTGAAGGCCGCGCGCCTATTGCCGCGGGGAGAGGTTGATGATCTAGAGGACCTGGAGCTCCTGGAATCGCGCGACCTGCTCTTTGCTCGCCTGTTGCAGTACAAGGCCTATAAGCAGGCGGCGGATCAATTTGCCCGGTGGCAGCGGGAGGCGCAGCGCAGTTATCCGCGAGCGGTGAGCATTGAGGAGCAATTTGCTGAGCTTTTGCCTCCCGTCACCTTGGGGCACACTCCGGCGAGCTTTGCGGAAATGGCGGCGGGTGTCTTTCGCCCCAAGCCGCCGGAAGAAGTTGCCACGGGCCATATTCATGGCGTCGCCGTCTCCGTGCCCGAACAGGCTGGAAAGATCCTCGAAACGCTCAAGCTTATGGGCGCTGGGCAGTGGACAAGCTTTTCCTCGCTTACCCGGGATTGCACCACAACCATGCATATCGTCGGTAGGTTCCTAGCGCTCTTGGAACTGTTTAAGGCTAAGGCGGTTGATGCCCAGCAGGAGGAGGCGTTGGGCCAGCTGGACCTTTCCTGGACCGGCTTGGACGTAGATCCAGCCGTCGTTGCCGCAGCAAATTGGGACTAG
- the scpB gene encoding SMC-Scp complex subunit ScpB gives MDLPLISQLRSRLESILLVLDSPASVESLARALSVEPAVISDCLRAIQREFDSRGSGIELRETPEGWRFYTRQENASAVEEFLLDGAQTKLSRAALETLAVVAYRQPVTRQQVSAVRGVNVDGVMRTLNLRGLIRELPQDEFEGASHRYETTELFLELLGIDSLERLPDLAPLLPDVDAIDEEY, from the coding sequence ATGGATCTTCCGCTCATTTCGCAATTGCGGTCTCGGCTCGAGTCGATCTTGCTGGTGCTCGACTCGCCGGCATCCGTAGAGTCCTTGGCGCGGGCACTTAGCGTAGAACCAGCGGTCATTAGTGACTGTTTGCGGGCTATCCAACGCGAATTCGACAGCCGCGGCTCTGGAATTGAGCTGCGCGAAACGCCAGAAGGTTGGCGGTTTTATACGCGCCAAGAAAACGCCAGCGCGGTGGAAGAGTTCTTATTGGATGGGGCGCAAACCAAGCTCTCGCGCGCAGCCCTGGAAACCCTAGCCGTCGTGGCCTATCGCCAACCAGTCACGCGCCAGCAGGTCTCTGCGGTTCGCGGGGTCAACGTGGACGGCGTAATGCGCACCCTTAACCTGCGCGGGCTGATCCGCGAGCTCCCGCAGGACGAGTTCGAGGGGGCGTCGCACCGATATGAAACCACCGAGCTTTTCCTCGAACTGCTAGGTATAGACTCGCTGGAACGCCTTCCAGATTTGGCGCCGCTGCTTCCAGACGTCGATGCAATCGACGAAGAGTACTGA
- a CDS encoding pseudouridine synthase, with amino-acid sequence MTPPARRDGTPDKKQRDSDIVVSNAKPARNQHVSKKKQKATAESVARDLGADWLVDDDKPKGERLQKVLAKAGVASRRHAEILIDAGRVEVNGNVILKQGVKVNPAVDVIRVDGVRVNVNEDQEYFILNKPRGMQSTMSDDLGRPCVGDVVSEKVASGQRLFHVGRLDADTEGLLILTNDGELANRLMHPKYEVKKTYLATVLGEADNKLVRKLKEGIELEDGLAKADFVQVVDKNQGFSLVRVELHEGRKHIVRRLLKEAGYPVQRLVRTKLHTVQLGDMKPGGLRALNSNELTSLYKAVGM; translated from the coding sequence GTGACTCCTCCCGCTCGCCGTGACGGCACACCGGATAAGAAGCAGCGAGACAGCGATATCGTTGTCTCTAATGCCAAGCCGGCTCGTAATCAACACGTTTCCAAGAAAAAGCAGAAGGCCACCGCTGAATCGGTGGCGCGCGATTTGGGCGCTGACTGGCTGGTCGATGACGATAAGCCCAAGGGCGAGCGCCTGCAGAAGGTCTTGGCTAAAGCGGGTGTCGCATCGCGGCGCCACGCGGAAATCCTCATTGATGCCGGCCGCGTTGAAGTAAATGGCAATGTCATTCTCAAGCAGGGCGTGAAGGTCAACCCCGCCGTGGACGTCATCCGCGTCGATGGCGTTCGCGTGAACGTTAACGAGGACCAAGAATATTTCATCCTCAATAAACCCCGCGGAATGCAGTCGACGATGTCAGATGATCTCGGCCGCCCCTGCGTGGGTGACGTGGTCTCTGAAAAGGTTGCCTCGGGCCAGCGCCTATTCCACGTAGGCCGCTTGGACGCGGATACGGAAGGCCTGCTCATCCTGACTAACGATGGGGAATTGGCCAACCGCCTGATGCACCCCAAGTATGAGGTGAAGAAAACCTACTTGGCCACGGTATTGGGCGAGGCCGATAACAAGCTGGTGCGCAAGCTTAAAGAGGGCATCGAGCTAGAAGATGGCCTAGCCAAGGCCGATTTCGTGCAGGTAGTGGACAAGAACCAGGGATTCTCTCTGGTCCGAGTAGAGCTGCACGAAGGTCGCAAGCACATCGTGCGCCGCCTGCTGAAGGAAGCTGGCTATCCCGTACAGCGCCTGGTGCGCACCAAGCTGCACACGGTCCAATTGGGCGATATGAAGCCCGGTGGGTTGCGCGCGCTCAATTCCAACGAGTTGACGAGCTTGTACAAGGCGGTGGGGATGTAA
- the cmk gene encoding (d)CMP kinase — MISNMPDEGLILAVDGPSGTGKSTTCRALAKQLDAKYIDTGAMYRVATLAVLRQGVDPADKEAVISATADLPLEVSDDPDSTQVLFDGADVSRVIREDEVTQNVSAVSAIPEVRENLVALQRTLAQRAHRAIVEGRDIGTVVLADAPAKAFMTASAEVRAQRRHDQNEKAGIASDFESVLADVQRRDAADSSRATSPLRPADDATVVDTSDMSPEDVVQALINVVKESRS, encoded by the coding sequence ATGATTTCGAATATGCCTGATGAAGGCCTGATCCTCGCGGTCGATGGCCCCTCCGGAACGGGAAAGTCCACGACCTGCCGGGCCCTAGCCAAGCAGTTGGACGCAAAATACATCGATACCGGCGCCATGTACCGGGTGGCAACCCTGGCGGTATTGCGCCAAGGCGTGGATCCCGCGGACAAGGAAGCGGTGATTTCCGCGACGGCGGACCTGCCCTTGGAGGTTTCCGATGATCCGGATTCCACGCAGGTGCTTTTCGATGGCGCCGATGTCTCCCGCGTCATTAGGGAAGACGAGGTCACCCAGAACGTCTCCGCGGTATCTGCCATCCCGGAGGTGCGGGAGAACTTGGTGGCATTGCAGCGCACGCTGGCACAGCGCGCCCACCGCGCCATCGTAGAGGGCCGCGATATCGGCACCGTGGTGCTTGCCGATGCCCCAGCTAAGGCCTTCATGACGGCCTCTGCGGAAGTCCGTGCGCAGCGCCGGCATGATCAAAACGAAAAGGCCGGCATCGCCTCCGATTTTGAATCGGTACTGGCAGATGTGCAGCGCCGCGACGCCGCGGATTCTTCCCGCGCCACCTCGCCGCTTCGCCCCGCCGACGATGCCACTGTTGTCGATACCTCTGACATGAGCCCGGAGGACGTCGTGCAGGCTCTTATCAACGTGGTTAAGGAGTCCCGCTCATGA